Proteins co-encoded in one Roseiconus lacunae genomic window:
- a CDS encoding AAA family ATPase, whose protein sequence is MNNAEQDFVVPPFPSFPSIGRYVDLGPVSEAIARIERSVVAREAISLIIGPPGTGKSLACGILARHLAETHDVVQLGETSLGDSSALYRMLLYRLGVAIGDGRGADLEIMLHEHLMQSKRHVALIVDEAAALSGDVLENIRRVTNIMRDGQPVVSAIVVGGPRLDETLSSPSMDPFVQRVSARCYLHALSAEETGQYITTAIAACEASPEETISREAISAVHHASGGVPRLINQLMTEAIDCAAELDQSVINETTINQAWARLQQLPSPIVEEPALKSASIEFGELTENFSVAGDGLRDEFKSEFAAESISRASAMESELEIAFEPESASVEQAAEVAPAADPATLFGSFDDEEQLDIGMENTVAASSPASDVDLESMLHCEIIGLSQYAADNTADRNAGQEESNAAVSGAAATEPSDDGIASAEDLASDADVPSVSAPNVVWYDESDADDTDRVNDDSDLLWITEDVELERRESIVNRRVDKATDADPPRLNIDYREMLEKMRRHG, encoded by the coding sequence ATGAACAACGCTGAGCAAGATTTCGTCGTCCCGCCTTTCCCGAGTTTTCCCAGCATCGGCCGGTATGTGGATTTGGGACCTGTATCGGAGGCAATCGCACGGATCGAGCGTAGCGTCGTAGCTCGCGAGGCGATCAGCTTGATCATCGGACCTCCCGGAACCGGAAAGTCGCTCGCATGTGGAATATTGGCGCGGCATTTGGCAGAAACCCACGACGTCGTACAACTGGGCGAGACCAGTTTGGGTGATTCGTCGGCCTTGTACCGAATGTTGTTGTATCGATTGGGGGTCGCGATCGGAGACGGTCGGGGTGCCGATTTGGAGATCATGCTGCACGAGCACTTGATGCAAAGCAAACGTCACGTCGCATTGATCGTTGACGAAGCGGCGGCACTCTCGGGCGATGTTTTGGAGAACATCCGCCGGGTGACCAACATCATGCGTGACGGACAGCCGGTCGTTAGCGCGATCGTCGTCGGCGGACCTCGGTTGGACGAAACACTCTCGTCGCCGTCGATGGATCCCTTCGTCCAGCGCGTTTCCGCTCGATGCTATCTGCACGCCTTGTCCGCCGAAGAAACCGGACAGTACATCACGACAGCCATTGCCGCGTGTGAAGCTTCGCCCGAAGAAACGATCTCGCGTGAGGCGATTTCGGCCGTCCACCATGCCAGCGGCGGCGTGCCTCGCTTGATCAATCAACTGATGACCGAAGCAATTGACTGTGCGGCCGAACTTGACCAGTCGGTCATCAACGAAACCACGATCAATCAGGCTTGGGCGAGACTGCAACAATTGCCGAGCCCGATCGTCGAAGAGCCGGCCTTGAAAAGTGCATCCATTGAGTTTGGCGAATTGACCGAGAACTTTTCCGTTGCCGGTGACGGACTTCGTGACGAGTTCAAATCGGAGTTCGCGGCCGAGTCAATCAGTCGCGCCAGCGCGATGGAAAGCGAGTTAGAAATCGCGTTCGAACCGGAATCGGCGTCGGTTGAGCAGGCCGCCGAAGTCGCGCCCGCTGCCGATCCGGCTACGCTTTTTGGATCCTTCGATGACGAAGAGCAACTCGATATCGGAATGGAAAACACCGTCGCCGCTTCGTCGCCGGCGAGCGATGTTGATCTGGAGTCGATGCTGCACTGCGAAATCATCGGCCTCAGTCAGTACGCCGCTGACAATACGGCCGACCGAAATGCGGGGCAGGAAGAATCAAACGCCGCTGTGAGCGGGGCTGCTGCCACCGAGCCAAGCGATGACGGCATCGCCTCGGCCGAAGATCTCGCGTCCGATGCGGACGTGCCCAGTGTTTCGGCTCCCAACGTGGTCTGGTACGACGAATCGGATGCGGATGACACAGATCGGGTCAACGACGACAGCGATTTGCTTTGGATCACCGAAGATGTCGAACTCGAACGGCGCGAGTCGATTGTCAACCGCCGAGTTGATAAAGCGACCGATGCGGATCCCCCACGTTTGAACATCGACTATCGCGAAATGCTGGAAAAGATGCGACGCCACGGCTAG
- a CDS encoding phosphoribosylanthranilate isomerase produces the protein MFRIKICGVRFKNDVDAVEQSGADAIGLNFFPPSIRYVDPAAPATYELAAAANSAGLLRVGVFVNTSVDQMTTIADTVGLDVIQLHGDETVSIAQALLAEGRRIIRAIKLPRRAMSVNEIESIAGPWSAIGIHLLLDADAGSAHGGSGKTLHWASIARWAEQAGPDRWTLAGGLKPENIAEAVRTSHASSIDTASGVECPKGVKNEGRIFAFASNSGLSPQRDHA, from the coding sequence ATGTTTCGCATCAAGATTTGTGGGGTTCGCTTCAAGAATGACGTCGACGCGGTCGAACAGTCGGGTGCCGATGCGATTGGCTTGAACTTTTTCCCGCCGAGTATTCGCTACGTGGATCCGGCGGCACCTGCGACCTATGAACTAGCCGCCGCCGCCAATTCCGCCGGTTTGTTGCGAGTTGGTGTTTTCGTCAACACATCCGTCGACCAGATGACCACGATCGCTGACACGGTCGGCCTGGACGTCATTCAGCTTCATGGTGACGAAACGGTCTCGATCGCCCAGGCCCTACTCGCCGAAGGCCGCCGAATCATCCGGGCGATCAAGTTGCCTCGTCGAGCAATGTCGGTCAATGAGATCGAGTCAATCGCCGGACCGTGGTCAGCGATCGGTATTCATCTGTTGCTCGATGCCGACGCCGGCAGCGCTCATGGGGGCAGCGGGAAAACACTTCATTGGGCATCGATCGCGCGTTGGGCCGAACAAGCCGGCCCCGATCGGTGGACACTTGCCGGTGGGTTGAAACCGGAGAATATTGCGGAGGCAGTTCGTACGTCACATGCCAGCTCGATCGATACCGCCAGCGGGGTGGAGTGCCCAAAGGGCGTGAAAAACGAGGGACGTATCTTCGCCTTCGCTAGCAACAGCGGTTTGTCGCCCCAGCGCGATCACGCCTAG
- the ahcY gene encoding adenosylhomocysteinase — protein sequence MSQADTERLPYRVKDISLAEYGRKEINLAENEMPGLMALREKYGKEKPLAGARIAGCLHMTIQTAVLIETLIELGAEVTWSSCNIFSTQDHAAAAIAKAGIPVYAWKGMTEEEFDWCIEQTLTFPSGEKLNMILDDGGDLTAMVHDRFPELLTDIYGVSEETTAGIHRLEVLNRSGKLAVPAINVNDSATKSKFDNLYGCRESLADGVKRATDVMLAGKVAVVCGYGDVGKGCAHSLQRYGCRVIVTEIDPINALQAAMEGFEVTTMENACKEGNLYVTTTGNKDIILGEHMKEMPEDAICCNIGHFDTEIDVAWLENEVEQGRASKDEIKPADIGAVDRYTFKDSGRSVIILAKGRLVNLGCATGHPSFVMSTSFTNQVLAQMELWQNRDNNTYERKVYMLPKQLDEEVARLHLDKLGAKLTKLTAEQADYLGVPVEGPYKPDHYRY from the coding sequence GTGTCGCAAGCCGATACCGAACGTTTGCCGTACCGAGTCAAAGACATTAGCCTTGCCGAGTATGGCCGCAAGGAAATCAATCTCGCCGAAAACGAGATGCCAGGCCTAATGGCGCTTCGCGAGAAGTACGGAAAGGAAAAACCGCTCGCCGGGGCTCGGATCGCGGGCTGCCTGCACATGACCATTCAAACGGCCGTGTTGATCGAGACGCTCATCGAGCTTGGTGCCGAGGTGACCTGGAGTAGCTGCAATATCTTCAGCACTCAGGACCACGCGGCGGCGGCGATCGCAAAAGCCGGAATTCCTGTCTATGCCTGGAAAGGCATGACGGAAGAAGAGTTCGACTGGTGCATTGAGCAAACGCTAACGTTCCCGTCGGGCGAAAAGCTCAACATGATCCTGGACGACGGTGGCGACTTGACCGCGATGGTTCACGATCGCTTCCCCGAGTTGCTGACCGATATCTACGGCGTCAGCGAAGAAACCACCGCGGGAATCCACCGTCTGGAAGTTCTCAACCGTAGCGGCAAATTGGCTGTTCCGGCGATCAACGTCAACGACAGCGCGACGAAGAGCAAGTTTGACAACTTGTACGGATGCCGTGAGTCACTGGCCGATGGCGTCAAGCGAGCGACCGACGTGATGCTGGCCGGAAAGGTCGCCGTCGTCTGTGGCTATGGCGATGTCGGCAAGGGCTGTGCTCACAGCTTGCAACGTTACGGTTGCCGCGTGATCGTGACCGAGATCGACCCCATTAATGCTCTGCAAGCGGCGATGGAAGGTTTCGAAGTCACGACCATGGAAAACGCCTGCAAGGAAGGAAACCTGTATGTCACCACCACTGGCAACAAGGACATCATCCTAGGCGAACACATGAAGGAAATGCCTGAGGATGCGATCTGCTGCAACATCGGGCACTTTGACACCGAAATCGACGTCGCCTGGCTAGAAAACGAAGTTGAGCAAGGGCGAGCGTCGAAAGACGAAATCAAGCCGGCCGATATCGGCGCCGTCGATCGTTACACCTTTAAGGATAGCGGACGTAGCGTCATCATTTTGGCCAAGGGCCGCTTGGTGAACCTCGGTTGCGCGACCGGTCACCCCAGCTTCGTGATGAGCACCTCGTTCACCAACCAGGTTCTCGCCCAAATGGAGCTCTGGCAAAATCGTGACAACAACACCTATGAGCGCAAGGTCTACATGCTGCCGAAGCAACTCGACGAAGAAGTCGCGCGGTTGCACTTGGACAAGCTTGGTGCCAAGTTGACGAAGCTAACCGCCGAACAAGCGGATTATCTGGGCGTCCCTGTCGAAGGCCCATACAAGCCGGATCACTACCGCTACTAA
- a CDS encoding ParA family protein, giving the protein MGRILCVVNQKGGVGKTTTAVNLASALAMANQSCLLLDMDPQCNATGSLGCEPTTGHALVSDASIDGAIVETKQTQLRLLPGSRTFQDVDLLATADDQQADRVRKHLDSVIDHYDFVLIDCPPSVGELTQSALVASTEVLIPIQCEYFAMEGLTQLIKTIKRVIVATDGRLTFGGILLTMYDPSLELTREVDQEVREFFGDIVFESVVPRDVSLSEAPSHGKSVFQYAPRSRGAYAYTQLCMEVLQRD; this is encoded by the coding sequence GTGGGCCGGATCTTGTGCGTCGTCAATCAGAAAGGCGGTGTGGGCAAGACCACTACGGCGGTCAACCTTGCGTCGGCGCTGGCGATGGCGAACCAATCTTGCCTGTTGCTGGACATGGACCCTCAATGTAATGCGACCGGATCACTCGGTTGCGAACCGACGACCGGGCATGCCCTCGTCAGTGACGCATCGATTGACGGGGCGATCGTCGAAACCAAACAAACACAGCTCAGACTATTGCCGGGCAGTCGCACGTTCCAAGACGTCGACTTGCTGGCGACCGCAGACGACCAACAAGCAGATCGAGTCCGCAAACATCTCGACAGTGTCATCGACCATTATGATTTTGTCCTGATCGATTGTCCGCCCAGTGTTGGCGAACTGACTCAATCGGCCTTGGTTGCCAGTACCGAAGTGTTGATCCCGATCCAATGCGAGTACTTCGCGATGGAAGGACTGACACAGCTTATCAAAACAATTAAACGGGTCATTGTCGCCACCGATGGCAGACTGACCTTTGGTGGGATCCTACTGACGATGTATGATCCCAGCCTCGAACTAACTCGCGAAGTGGACCAGGAAGTCCGCGAGTTTTTCGGTGACATCGTGTTCGAATCCGTCGTGCCCCGGGACGTTTCCCTCAGCGAAGCCCCCAGCCACGGTAAGAGTGTTTTTCAATATGCACCACGCTCCCGAGGTGCATACGCCTATACGCAGTTGTGCATGGAGGTGCTGCAGCGTGACTAG
- a CDS encoding ParB/RepB/Spo0J family partition protein → MKPLMLSVDEIEANPFQPRREFNADEIASLAESIRSHQQLQPILVRIVDGKYQLISGERRLRATVHAGLKEIRAEVREADDRLVAELAIIENLQRKDLNPIEKAMSFKRYIDEHRCKQDDLARRLSIDRSTIANLMRLLELPESVLTLLQDGKITAGHARALLPIGDDQVQLTTAQKIMAERISVRATETLVAEMLREEEDRETGRKVVNATRQKRATLSPHLEAMQQEFRMVFGTKVEIKSSARGKGKITLHFNDNDEFERLRMMLTNESRPSLRVAG, encoded by the coding sequence GTGAAACCACTGATGTTGTCCGTCGATGAGATCGAGGCGAATCCGTTTCAACCACGGCGTGAATTCAACGCGGATGAAATCGCTTCGCTAGCCGAAAGCATCCGCAGCCATCAACAGCTACAACCGATTCTTGTTCGAATCGTCGATGGCAAATACCAACTGATCAGCGGCGAACGTCGACTACGCGCGACCGTCCACGCGGGATTGAAAGAAATTCGCGCCGAAGTCCGCGAGGCCGACGACCGCTTGGTCGCCGAATTGGCGATCATCGAAAACTTGCAACGCAAGGACCTCAATCCAATCGAAAAGGCGATGTCCTTCAAGCGATACATTGACGAACATCGCTGCAAACAAGACGACCTGGCACGTCGATTGAGTATCGATCGCAGCACGATCGCTAACCTGATGCGACTACTGGAGCTACCCGAGTCGGTGTTGACGCTGTTGCAAGACGGTAAAATCACCGCCGGACATGCGCGGGCACTGTTACCGATCGGTGACGACCAAGTCCAACTAACGACCGCCCAAAAGATCATGGCCGAACGGATCAGCGTTCGTGCGACCGAAACACTGGTCGCCGAAATGCTCCGCGAAGAAGAGGACCGTGAGACGGGTCGGAAGGTTGTCAACGCGACGCGACAAAAACGGGCCACGCTTTCGCCGCACCTCGAAGCAATGCAGCAAGAATTTCGCATGGTGTTTGGCACCAAAGTCGAGATCAAAAGCAGCGCCCGTGGCAAAGGCAAGATCACGCTTCACTTCAACGACAACGACGAATTCGAACGCTTGCGAATGATGTTGACCAACGAATCACGGCCAAGCTTACGCGTCGCCGGCTAA
- a CDS encoding NfeD family protein — protein MVRTARFLTIFIACWLAVAGHQPCAAQDAERGYLVDVPVPLDSQATVKLIGTLERLVESAPTDGRLDVVLQYSDDRSGGEATSFEDALKLARAMTGNRLRSLRLVSWVEGNVTGHSILPILASDSVLASPSGSLRDASSGEADFDETIRLTYLSVAAKRGVFPAAVVEALVDPEIELSRVNTVDGKTTFAAGKDLVKLRETDRVLSEETWSAPGAPTVLSADQLRSSRILAGLTSDQREVADVLDLAELIGVGEQSDGGALKGVHLEIAGSISRNRVRRWQSNLNASLENDVNTWLVSINSVGGDMDQSAILASLIGMPEPPLRNAPGFLSGESRADSALIAVACKPLYIKPDATLGGAGTDVITITDIDNHRELIDQIARTTKRPAGLIRGLLCPELDVFPFTNKKTGQVKYCSEEELTAGAEDPQLERDRWERGERLDFADGIDADRAIELGLAEAKSESLEDAAARAGFSSIPDPVSDRGIIRIVERLGRSKGLMMILMMVGFIALSAEMNAPGIGVPGFLAMVCFGLFFWMNYLAGTAEWLELVLLLMGLACIAMEVFVIPGFGIFGIGGMIMTVASIVLMSQTFVLPKNSYQLAVLTRGLWAAIVSLLGMVGGFVLMRQLFPHVPLFRHLMMETPDSAAMDQAEKLADYGWLLGQQGTTTTPLRPSGKALFGDQIVQVVSEGSMVDPGSTVTVIDVQGTRVIVEG, from the coding sequence GTGGTTCGAACGGCGCGATTTCTAACGATTTTCATTGCCTGCTGGCTTGCCGTCGCCGGGCATCAACCCTGCGCCGCCCAAGATGCCGAACGCGGCTACTTGGTCGATGTCCCGGTGCCGCTGGACAGTCAAGCAACGGTGAAGCTGATCGGAACTCTGGAACGTCTTGTCGAATCAGCACCCACCGATGGCCGCTTGGATGTCGTTTTGCAATACAGTGACGATCGCTCCGGTGGTGAGGCGACGTCGTTCGAAGACGCCTTAAAACTCGCCCGTGCGATGACTGGCAATCGTCTTCGATCACTCCGTTTGGTGTCCTGGGTCGAGGGCAACGTCACCGGGCATTCAATCCTTCCGATCCTCGCATCGGATTCGGTTCTCGCGTCGCCTTCAGGATCGCTGCGTGATGCTTCGAGCGGTGAAGCGGACTTCGACGAAACGATACGCCTGACCTACCTGTCGGTCGCCGCCAAACGTGGTGTCTTTCCTGCAGCCGTCGTCGAAGCGTTGGTTGACCCGGAAATCGAACTCTCCCGCGTCAACACCGTCGATGGCAAAACAACGTTTGCCGCGGGAAAGGATCTTGTGAAACTTCGTGAAACCGATCGAGTGTTGAGCGAGGAAACGTGGAGCGCCCCGGGTGCCCCAACTGTCTTGTCCGCCGATCAATTGCGTTCGTCAAGAATTTTGGCCGGGCTAACCAGCGACCAACGAGAGGTCGCCGACGTACTGGACTTGGCTGAGCTGATCGGAGTTGGCGAACAATCCGATGGCGGAGCTTTAAAAGGCGTCCACTTGGAAATCGCCGGATCGATCTCACGGAATCGCGTACGGCGCTGGCAGAGCAACCTGAATGCTTCGCTTGAAAACGACGTCAACACTTGGTTGGTATCGATCAATTCGGTCGGAGGTGACATGGACCAGAGTGCGATCCTGGCAAGTCTGATTGGAATGCCAGAACCGCCACTTCGAAACGCTCCCGGCTTTCTTTCCGGCGAATCTCGCGCCGACAGCGCGTTGATTGCCGTCGCTTGCAAGCCGTTGTATATCAAACCGGACGCCACGCTTGGCGGGGCGGGAACGGACGTCATCACAATCACCGACATTGACAATCATCGTGAACTGATCGATCAGATCGCTCGCACAACCAAGCGGCCGGCTGGTTTGATCCGAGGATTATTGTGCCCGGAGCTCGACGTCTTTCCGTTCACCAATAAAAAGACCGGGCAGGTTAAGTACTGTTCGGAAGAGGAATTGACTGCCGGCGCAGAAGACCCGCAACTCGAACGCGATCGATGGGAGCGAGGCGAGCGTCTCGATTTCGCCGATGGCATTGATGCCGACCGAGCGATCGAACTTGGGCTGGCCGAAGCGAAAAGCGAATCACTCGAAGATGCCGCCGCCCGCGCGGGGTTTAGCTCGATCCCTGACCCGGTTTCCGATCGTGGCATCATTCGCATTGTCGAACGACTGGGGCGCAGCAAAGGCCTGATGATGATCCTGATGATGGTCGGATTCATCGCCCTGAGTGCGGAGATGAACGCCCCCGGGATCGGTGTGCCAGGTTTTTTGGCGATGGTCTGCTTCGGCCTGTTCTTTTGGATGAATTACTTAGCCGGTACCGCCGAATGGCTGGAACTGGTTTTGTTGTTGATGGGGCTCGCCTGCATCGCAATGGAAGTCTTCGTCATCCCAGGATTTGGAATCTTCGGAATCGGTGGAATGATCATGACCGTGGCCTCGATCGTATTGATGAGCCAAACCTTTGTGTTGCCGAAGAATTCGTATCAGCTGGCGGTCCTGACCCGTGGGTTGTGGGCGGCAATCGTGAGTTTGCTAGGCATGGTCGGTGGCTTTGTTTTGATGCGGCAATTGTTCCCACACGTGCCGCTATTCCGACACCTGATGATGGAGACGCCCGATTCGGCGGCCATGGACCAAGCCGAAAAACTGGCGGACTATGGTTGGCTTCTCGGCCAGCAAGGAACCACGACGACGCCACTGCGTCCGAGCGGAAAAGCGCTGTTCGGTGATCAGATCGTTCAGGTCGTCAGTGAAGGATCGATGGTCGACCCAGGCAGCACGGTGACGGTCATCGATGTCCAAGGCACGCGTGTGATCGTTGAGGGGTGA
- a CDS encoding NfeD family protein, which yields MQLLYAVGLLGLYLVLLIGEFFLPTGGTLGIAAAVTAIAAVVVGFTVGPITGMMITATILLSTPAILYAAVRLWPKTPIGRLILNRTPGQIDAPVESRIRGGERRKDLVGKIGTARTNLLPGGQIELQGQRLDAVSEGAPIDAGTRVIVISAVAGKLRVRPASETDQTSPAETPADTQPEVSPDIQETLDAFDLHDFIDDTEAESEREQRP from the coding sequence GTGCAGTTGTTGTATGCGGTTGGCCTGCTGGGCCTCTATTTGGTGCTACTGATCGGCGAATTTTTTTTGCCGACCGGCGGAACGCTGGGGATCGCTGCGGCGGTCACGGCGATCGCGGCAGTCGTCGTTGGTTTTACCGTGGGACCGATCACTGGAATGATGATCACGGCAACGATCCTACTCAGCACCCCGGCGATTCTTTATGCCGCCGTTCGCCTTTGGCCCAAGACGCCGATCGGGCGGTTGATCCTTAACCGCACGCCAGGCCAAATTGACGCACCCGTCGAAAGTCGCATCCGGGGCGGCGAGCGACGCAAAGACTTGGTCGGCAAGATCGGCACCGCACGAACGAATTTACTTCCCGGTGGACAAATCGAACTGCAAGGTCAACGCCTCGATGCCGTTTCCGAAGGCGCCCCGATTGACGCCGGAACTCGTGTGATCGTCATCAGCGCAGTTGCCGGGAAACTTCGTGTTCGTCCAGCATCGGAAACCGATCAAACGAGTCCGGCGGAAACGCCGGCGGATACTCAGCCAGAAGTCTCGCCGGATATTCAGGAAACTCTCGACGCATTTGATCTACATGACTTTATCGATGACACCGAAGCCGAATCGGAACGTGAACAGCGACCGTGA
- the floA gene encoding flotillin-like protein FloA (flotillin-like protein involved in membrane lipid rafts): MDLGSSISTLTSFGADLRLLGLDAGEISGLALILALLVIGFILVLVLVFANYFGLWIQSFLTGAGVGIGDLIGMTFRKVNARSIVRSRIMAVQAGLDDPAMTGDALEAHYLAGGNVQQVVRAVIAAKKAKTISLTFREAAAIDLAGRDVLESVKTSVYPKVIDCPPRGAVKPSLDAVAKDGIQLKVRARVTVRANLQQLIGGATEETIIARVGEGIVSAIGSAKNHAAVLENPDVISKAVLAKRLDSQTAFEIVSIDIADIDVGANIGARLMADQAEADTQVARARAEGKRASAVAEEKEMEAKIEESRAQLVMAQAAVPEAMSEAFRTGKLHILDYYKLQNVNADTEMRKAIATTGQKRQNDSSIKRGN, from the coding sequence ATGGATTTAGGGTCCAGCATTTCGACACTTACCTCCTTCGGCGCCGACCTAAGATTGTTGGGGCTCGACGCCGGTGAAATCAGTGGGCTCGCCTTGATCTTAGCCTTGCTGGTCATCGGGTTCATTTTGGTTTTAGTGCTGGTCTTTGCCAACTATTTTGGTCTTTGGATCCAGTCGTTTCTGACCGGCGCCGGGGTTGGTATCGGTGACCTGATCGGGATGACATTTCGAAAGGTCAACGCGCGTTCGATCGTACGCAGTCGAATCATGGCGGTCCAAGCTGGCTTGGACGATCCCGCGATGACCGGCGATGCCCTCGAAGCACACTACCTCGCCGGCGGCAACGTGCAGCAAGTCGTTCGTGCGGTGATCGCTGCGAAGAAGGCTAAGACGATTTCGCTGACGTTTCGTGAGGCGGCGGCGATCGATTTGGCCGGACGAGATGTGTTGGAGTCTGTTAAGACAAGCGTCTACCCCAAGGTGATCGATTGCCCGCCACGTGGAGCCGTCAAACCATCGCTCGATGCGGTCGCCAAAGACGGCATCCAACTCAAAGTTCGCGCCCGCGTGACGGTGCGTGCCAACTTGCAGCAATTGATCGGCGGTGCAACCGAAGAAACCATCATCGCGCGTGTCGGCGAAGGCATCGTCAGCGCGATCGGTAGCGCCAAAAATCATGCGGCGGTTCTAGAAAATCCCGACGTGATCAGTAAGGCTGTACTCGCGAAACGACTGGATTCACAAACCGCCTTTGAAATCGTTTCGATCGATATCGCAGACATCGATGTCGGTGCAAACATCGGTGCCCGGTTGATGGCCGACCAAGCCGAAGCAGACACGCAAGTCGCCCGTGCCCGCGCCGAGGGCAAACGTGCGTCGGCGGTCGCGGAAGAAAAAGAGATGGAAGCGAAAATCGAAGAGAGCCGAGCTCAACTGGTGATGGCCCAAGCGGCGGTGCCCGAGGCAATGAGTGAAGCGTTTCGCACCGGCAAGCTACATATCCTTGACTACTACAAATTGCAAAACGTTAATGCCGACACGGAGATGCGAAAGGCGATTGCAACCACCGGACAGAAGCGACAAAACGACTCCTCAATTAAACGAGGCAATTAG